In Mytilus edulis chromosome 6, xbMytEdul2.2, whole genome shotgun sequence, the following proteins share a genomic window:
- the LOC139529090 gene encoding chondroitin proteoglycan-2-like produces MQYLAGLVLISSIIASTLAADCSQLPDGIYEPACKTYLQCTGGVASTVQCADNKVFNNVTQACDDMVNVGAPCGTLRDCTGKADGLYADIDWKCRSYYTCNTETFMGHNPCSANLVFNEKLSTCDWKYNVDPPCGDKGKNPVTKSAFGRRR; encoded by the exons cATCAACTCTAGCTGCTGATTGCTCTCAACTACCAGACGGTATTTACGAGCCTGCATGCAAAACGTACCTCCAATGTACAGGTGGTGTGGCTTCAACCGTGCAATGCGCAGATAACAAGGTCTTCAACAATGTAACACAAGCTTGTGATGA TATGGTAAATGTAGGTGCACCATGTGGAACACTCCGAGACTGTACAGGGAAAGCTGATGGCCTCTATGCTGATATTGACTGGAAATGTCGATCTTATTACACCTGTAACACAGAAACATTCATGGGACATAACCCTTGCTCAGCTA atCTTGTATTCAACGAAAAACTGTCGACCTGTGATTGGAAATACAATGTAGACCCACCATGTGGAGATAAAGGGAAAAATCCAGTTACCAAATCAGCTTTCGGAAGACGACGATAA